The sequence TTCTCGTTTCCTTCGCATCTTTCATCCTCAAAGAGATGGAGTACGCGTATACATATCCGGCTGAGGCCAGCTTCGCCCCATACTTTGCACTTGCCTTTCGGAGCGCTTCGGCAGCCGCGGAAGAAGAGGCTTGTTCGCGGCGGACGGATATCGATGCGCCGTCCGCCGCCGATTCGGCGAGCTTCTCCATCGACCTCAGCACCTCGACGGGGATCAGTAAAGAGCCGTCCATGAAGATCAGCGCGACCGGCCGGCCTTGCGTCAATTGGGCGGCAGCCGACGGCAGCAGCACTTCGCCAACCGCTTCGTCAATGATAACTTTTACGCTGCCGTCGGCTTGATCCGGCTCGCTCAGCATTTCCGCCGATACCGTAAATGCCGGTTTTGCGGAAGGAGTCGGAGACGGACTGGGTGAAGGAGACACGCTCGGTCCCGGAAATGCCGGCGGCGAAGGCGTCGGCAAAGGTGTTGGTGAAGGTGTCGGCGAGGGTGTCGGCTTAGTCAACTCGAAGGACGCGCTTGCCGGTGTCAGCGTACCGTCGCCGCCGACGGTAACGCGATAAGTTCCTGCCAGCTTGTTACCGACCGTGAACGAGACTTGGAACTTGTCGTCTGACTGCCGCGCGATCTGGTCGATATATTCCCTGTCGCCGTTCGGATTCGTCACGACGATTGTTGCGTATTTGCTGCCCTCGGCGACTGTGCCGGATACCGTCACGACATGGTCGGAGACCGTTATCGTGATGGCCGGGGACGACGCTGCGGCCGAACCGATTGCTGCCGTATTCCCAAGCACCCATAAAAGAATACACAGAATAACCCATTTTTTCATGGCGTCGGCCTCCTGGCGGCAGGGATTAGTTCACGGGAATGACGATGGTTGCGGACAGCGGCTTCATAGATGTCAACGAATCCCATACGAATGCTCTCACTTCGTATTCGCCGCTCCCAGGCAGTTTCATCATGGCGGTTGCCAAGACGTATTTCCCGGCGTCAATCGTCTGGGTCACAGCCGAATAATTGACCATCTTGTTCGCAGTTTTCTCGTAGACGGCGATAATAAGCGTCATCTGCTTAGGCGCGCCGGTTTGGTTCGAGCCTCTGACCGTTAATACCGCGTCGCTGCCAAGCGCAAACTCCGTTACGGGAGTAACAAGCTCTACTTTTACTTCATTTGGGTCCAGCGCGGCGAGCTTCGCCTGCAGCACCGATTTGTTGCGGCCGTCGGGCAATGCGGCGACGAGGGCGGAAGCCAGTCCGTACAAAGCGCGATCGTTCACGGCGGAGTTGACCGAATCCGAGGCCCGCGCAAACTGTTCTTCCAGGGAGCCGGGAATCATGTCGCTTGCGCCGAAGTTCAAATATTCGTTGCCGTTTATATCGATCATGTTGCCGCTCGCGTCAAGGGCGAATTTCCTCGCCGTGATTGCGGCCGCGTCGACGCCTGGTTTTTTGGCGAATTTCAATGTAATCAGATCCGGTGCGCCGTTCATCGGGTTCCGCTTTTCGATCAAATCCGCATAGACCGCGTTGGCCGGATTGGATACCTTGAAGCTGATTCTGGCGAGTCCCGGTGACGAGGTGTCCACTTCCACGGATGCCTTGTCCTTTAGCGACGCTCCCAGCGTGAAGCCCTTATAGGTGACCAAGGAATCGTCGTAAACGATCGTGAGGCTGCCTTCGGTATACGAGTTTGCCAGCGGCAGCTTGATATTTACCCCGATATCGTCCGGATTTGTGACATTGGACGATACAGCCGCGGTGAATCTCGGTTTGTAAGTCCCTTTTACGTATTCGTATATTCTGTCGTAAACGTTGCGCCGATTGACAGAGTTTGCATCGGTGAACCGGTCGTCGGTTGGCGTAAGGGCGTATGCGCTGTCTATAATTGGAGTCGAGCCGCCGTAATA is a genomic window of Paenibacillus thermoaerophilus containing:
- a CDS encoding S-layer homology domain-containing protein — its product is MKKWVILCILLWVLGNTAAIGSAAASSPAITITVSDHVVTVSGTVAEGSKYATIVVTNPNGDREYIDQIARQSDDKFQVSFTVGNKLAGTYRVTVGGDGTLTPASASFELTKPTPSPTPSPTPLPTPSPPAFPGPSVSPSPSPSPTPSAKPAFTVSAEMLSEPDQADGSVKVIIDEAVGEVLLPSAAAQLTQGRPVALIFMDGSLLIPVEVLRSMEKLAESAADGASISVRREQASSSAAAEALRKASAKYGAKLASAGYVYAYSISLRMKDAKETRMDSFEQPIVLTLPVPPGADPRLLGIYMTSSTGEFVYAGGRYDPIAGTIAAEVRGFGPYTALLVYDKSYDDVPESHWAHAAVKQLSARHVVDGISLTAYSPDADVTRAEFAVMLSRLLSLGDNQDEASLFHDVPASAWFSSGVNEAARAGIIQGTAPGLFSPEQPISREEMAVLIMRAYRYLTGGDAITQGAAADFRDASDISGWAVEDVSAAVRLQLLEGLEDQLFKPKDRLSRAQAAQVLANIINNLGLV